Proteins co-encoded in one Rudaeicoccus suwonensis genomic window:
- a CDS encoding C40 family peptidase, with product MVRKVLIGLVVAVVFLGPGIGLTALAGMFDPATTDAATCATTTDAGGLSGPSMPVSGTVPQSLTATTADGQTVTLDHTQLVRAATIIAVGNSENIPANGQVIALMAALTESTLRVLANTTVYPQSANYPNDGDGDNDASLGLFQMQPPDGWGTVAELMDPVWSSRAFYGGPDGPNHGSPAGLLDIPNWQSLSLGAAAQAVEVSQYPTRYANYQPVAEKIASTLTGVTLTGSQCITGTTGNLPPGFAGAFIAAAEKEIGLPYVWGGGTYTGPSGEAADGQPGFDCSGLVMYAAYQASNGKVRLLHYTGDQINETQPVTWADKQPGDIIFYTYPGASVPHHVVIYLGGDRILQAPETGQNVGYGTLSMFTGQTATVRRIAEPSS from the coding sequence ATGGTCCGCAAGGTGCTGATCGGCCTGGTGGTCGCGGTGGTGTTCCTCGGCCCCGGCATCGGCCTGACCGCGTTGGCCGGGATGTTCGATCCGGCGACGACCGACGCCGCCACCTGCGCCACAACTACCGACGCGGGCGGGTTGTCGGGGCCGTCAATGCCGGTCAGCGGCACCGTGCCCCAGAGCCTCACGGCCACGACCGCTGACGGGCAGACCGTGACGCTCGATCACACACAGCTTGTGCGGGCGGCGACGATCATCGCGGTCGGCAACAGCGAGAACATCCCCGCCAACGGCCAGGTGATCGCGCTGATGGCCGCGCTCACCGAGTCCACCCTGCGCGTCCTCGCCAACACCACCGTCTACCCGCAGTCCGCGAACTACCCCAACGATGGCGACGGCGACAATGACGCTTCGCTGGGGTTGTTTCAGATGCAGCCGCCGGACGGATGGGGAACGGTGGCGGAGTTGATGGACCCGGTGTGGTCCAGCCGCGCGTTCTACGGCGGGCCGGACGGCCCCAACCACGGCTCCCCGGCCGGGCTATTGGACATCCCCAACTGGCAATCGCTCTCGCTCGGGGCGGCAGCGCAAGCAGTCGAGGTCTCGCAGTACCCCACGAGATATGCGAACTATCAGCCGGTCGCGGAGAAGATCGCCAGCACCCTCACCGGCGTGACCCTCACCGGCAGCCAGTGCATCACGGGCACCACCGGGAACCTCCCGCCAGGGTTCGCCGGAGCGTTCATCGCCGCCGCCGAGAAAGAGATCGGGCTGCCGTATGTGTGGGGTGGCGGAACCTACACCGGCCCCTCCGGCGAGGCAGCGGACGGCCAGCCGGGATTCGACTGCTCCGGGCTGGTCATGTACGCCGCCTACCAAGCCTCCAACGGCAAAGTCCGGCTGTTGCATTACACCGGCGATCAAATCAACGAAACCCAACCCGTCACTTGGGCCGATAAGCAGCCGGGCGACATCATCTTCTACACGTATCCCGGTGCCAGCGTCCCGCACCACGTCGTCATTTACCTCGGTGGGGATCGCATCCTCCAAGCGCCGGAGACGGGGCAGAACGTCGGCTACGGCACCCTCTCGATGTTCACCGGCCAGACGGCCACGGTTCGCCGGATCGCCGAACCGTCGTCCTGA
- a CDS encoding conjugal transfer protein TrbL, giving the protein MGVCSIPVISTVCHVAGKAAATVVSAPFDWIAEGVGNAAKWMFQGVWQLFDSTTLVDVTDPNYLRVYDVLFGVAIFLMLLFFCLQLITGLIHRDPGALHRAGIGLAKSVLGSFLVVTITGLALEITDELCVGIIQATGNTLSEMGGKIAALAAGIGAISVSAPGAGVIIIIFLGCLAITGAAIVWFSLLIRKALLLVAVVLAPVALSGQSWDHARGWFSKWASFVVALIVSKLVVVVIFLVAINQMNAPLNLGLSSIANPVAGIVLMFVAAFAPYMAYKFISFIGFDLYHSMSAESEAKGAMNRPIPVPAMARLGAARKVLGGGSGGDSGNGGGDKSGGDDDGPPPPPPGGGGNPVAGGGTGKDAEGQGAQTGAEGAEAGPEGMALVAGAQAVTGAAKAGPQAGKAVARAAEQHVDASQDAGHPATDSPENQSSRSGAVPTPPASATPQPDNPAPPTTSTPSAEPPMSVPLTPTEPNAPAPSQQRPAPPPTTPSRPGSGSSEGEA; this is encoded by the coding sequence ATGGGTGTCTGCTCTATCCCGGTCATCTCGACCGTCTGCCACGTCGCGGGCAAGGCCGCCGCGACCGTCGTATCGGCTCCGTTCGACTGGATCGCTGAGGGCGTCGGTAACGCCGCCAAGTGGATGTTTCAGGGGGTCTGGCAGCTCTTTGACTCCACGACCTTGGTGGATGTCACCGACCCGAATTATCTGCGGGTGTATGACGTGCTGTTTGGCGTCGCGATCTTTCTGATGCTGTTGTTCTTCTGCTTGCAGCTCATCACTGGCCTGATCCACCGCGATCCCGGCGCGTTGCACCGGGCGGGGATCGGGTTGGCGAAATCGGTCCTCGGCTCGTTCCTCGTGGTGACCATCACGGGGTTGGCGTTGGAGATCACCGACGAGCTGTGCGTCGGGATCATCCAGGCCACGGGGAACACGCTGTCTGAGATGGGCGGCAAGATCGCCGCCCTCGCCGCCGGGATCGGAGCGATCAGCGTCTCCGCACCGGGGGCGGGGGTCATCATCATCATCTTCCTCGGCTGTTTGGCGATCACCGGGGCAGCGATCGTGTGGTTCTCGCTGTTGATCCGCAAGGCCCTGTTGCTCGTCGCCGTGGTTCTTGCCCCGGTGGCGTTGTCGGGGCAGTCGTGGGATCACGCCCGCGGGTGGTTCTCGAAGTGGGCGTCGTTTGTGGTCGCGCTGATCGTGAGCAAGTTGGTGGTGGTCGTGATCTTCCTCGTCGCGATCAACCAAATGAACGCGCCCTTGAACTTGGGGCTGTCCTCGATCGCTAACCCGGTCGCCGGGATCGTGCTCATGTTCGTGGCCGCGTTCGCGCCGTACATGGCCTACAAGTTCATCTCCTTCATCGGCTTCGACCTCTACCACTCGATGTCCGCCGAGTCGGAGGCGAAGGGGGCGATGAACCGGCCCATCCCTGTTCCCGCGATGGCTCGGCTCGGCGCGGCCCGCAAGGTCCTCGGCGGTGGCTCCGGCGGCGACAGCGGCAACGGTGGCGGTGACAAGAGCGGCGGCGATGATGACGGGCCACCACCCCCACCGCCCGGCGGCGGTGGTAACCCGGTCGCAGGCGGGGGCACCGGCAAGGACGCGGAGGGTCAAGGTGCTCAGACGGGTGCCGAAGGGGCGGAGGCCGGGCCGGAGGGCATGGCTTTGGTCGCGGGAGCGCAGGCGGTCACCGGGGCGGCGAAGGCCGGGCCGCAGGCCGGGAAGGCGGTTGCCCGTGCTGCTGAGCAACACGTGGACGCCAGCCAGGACGCCGGTCACCCCGCGACTGACTCGCCAGAGAACCAGTCGAGCCGGTCGGGTGCTGTCCCCACCCCGCCAGCATCAGCCACGCCGCAGCCAGATAACCCGGCTCCACCGACGACGAGTACTCCGTCGGCGGAGCCGCCGATGTCGGTTCCGCTGACCCCGACAGAACCGAATGCACCGGCCCCCAGCCAACAGCGGCCAGCACCGCCCCCCACGACACCATCGCGACCGGGGTCGGGGTCGAGTGAGGGAGAGGCGTGA
- a CDS encoding ParB N-terminal domain-containing protein: MSSGGVELDRTVESIQVGYRVRRDLGDLTELCASIHQLGLLQPITITPDGTLVCGARRLAAVRQLGWGRVKVWITSTVSSRLAEVLAEQHENTARKPLTPTEAAALYTELKRLYAEDAARRQQATQFTADRNPRHQPGSDGGGKLPPPSNPPPDSEATVGKARQQAARAITGRDSSRSLDHVSEVQRLADDPATPKQVREIARRELAGMEADGTVYGHYLTVRAAASTVALGRLADDPAQPEMVRVLAAGELDGLDLGQPPAELVKAAQAAIARATNPSPDDDSEGLRLAAVKHYGLRAFLTTVDEMDGWWRHYDPAEIAAGLSEQQWQRLRDCLDGSVAFIEAIATARTADRSDAGAEDRPPRAATD, from the coding sequence GTGAGTAGCGGTGGTGTGGAGCTGGACCGCACGGTGGAGTCGATCCAAGTTGGGTACCGGGTCCGCCGCGATCTCGGTGACCTGACCGAGCTGTGCGCCTCGATCCACCAACTCGGCCTGTTGCAACCGATCACGATTACCCCGGACGGGACGCTGGTCTGCGGTGCCCGCCGCCTCGCCGCGGTCAGACAGCTCGGCTGGGGGCGCGTCAAGGTGTGGATCACGTCCACCGTGTCCTCCCGGTTGGCGGAGGTTCTGGCCGAGCAGCACGAGAACACGGCTCGCAAGCCGCTGACCCCGACCGAGGCCGCCGCGCTCTACACGGAGCTGAAGCGGCTCTACGCCGAGGACGCCGCCCGCCGCCAGCAAGCCACGCAGTTCACCGCGGACCGCAACCCGCGCCATCAGCCGGGAAGTGACGGTGGTGGCAAATTGCCACCACCGTCAAACCCGCCACCGGACAGTGAGGCCACGGTCGGCAAGGCACGCCAACAGGCGGCCAGAGCGATCACCGGCCGCGATTCATCACGATCGTTGGATCACGTCAGCGAAGTGCAACGCCTCGCTGATGATCCGGCCACCCCCAAGCAGGTGCGAGAGATTGCGCGCCGGGAGCTGGCAGGCATGGAGGCGGACGGCACGGTCTACGGCCACTACCTGACGGTCCGAGCCGCTGCCAGCACCGTCGCGCTCGGTCGCCTGGCCGACGACCCTGCCCAGCCGGAGATGGTGCGGGTGCTTGCCGCGGGCGAGTTGGACGGCCTGGACCTGGGCCAGCCGCCCGCGGAGCTGGTCAAGGCCGCGCAAGCGGCTATCGCCCGCGCCACCAACCCGAGCCCTGACGACGACAGCGAGGGGCTGCGGCTGGCGGCGGTCAAACACTACGGGCTACGCGCGTTCCTAACGACCGTGGATGAGATGGACGGCTGGTGGCGTCACTACGACCCTGCCGAGATCGCCGCCGGACTATCCGAGCAGCAATGGCAGCGGCTACGGGACTGCCTGGACGGCAGCGTGGCGTTCATCGAGGCCATCGCAACCGCCCGCACCGCCGACCGAAGCGACGCGGGGGCCGAGGATCGACCACCGCGGGCAGCCACCGACTGA
- a CDS encoding DUF6112 family protein, which yields MISVLTSFTTGLTGSFGRSGLLLADVNISPNSNGLPGISALQTIVGAVMTVGLILSVLALIVAAVAWAFGSHSANPHLATRGKTGVLIACGAAILCGGAVAFINFFWHVGQGI from the coding sequence ATGATCTCTGTCCTTACCTCTTTCACCACCGGCTTGACCGGCTCGTTCGGCCGCTCCGGCTTACTGCTGGCCGATGTGAATATCTCTCCGAACTCCAACGGTCTGCCCGGCATCAGTGCGTTGCAGACGATCGTTGGGGCGGTCATGACCGTGGGGCTGATCCTCTCGGTCCTGGCGCTGATCGTCGCCGCGGTCGCATGGGCGTTCGGGTCACACTCCGCCAACCCGCACCTTGCTACGCGCGGTAAGACGGGGGTGTTGATCGCCTGTGGTGCCGCGATTCTCTGTGGTGGGGCGGTCGCGTTCATCAATTTCTTCTGGCACGTCGGCCAGGGCATCTGA
- a CDS encoding DUF6112 family protein gives MYPNFNGVGGAGQLDTVIGALMTIVLIVAVLMIVVCAAAWALASAHGNYQAATKARTGLLVAVGAAALDGGGIAWMNFLLGIGPNL, from the coding sequence GTGTATCCGAACTTCAACGGTGTCGGCGGCGCGGGCCAGCTCGACACAGTGATTGGCGCGTTGATGACGATTGTGCTGATCGTCGCTGTGCTGATGATCGTCGTGTGTGCTGCGGCGTGGGCGCTGGCCTCCGCGCACGGTAACTATCAGGCCGCCACCAAGGCCCGCACCGGGCTACTCGTCGCCGTTGGTGCGGCCGCCCTAGATGGTGGCGGGATCGCGTGGATGAACTTCCTGCTCGGGATCGGCCCCAACCTGTAG
- a CDS encoding type IV secretory system conjugative DNA transfer family protein, translating to MTGQTPRSGNDTAVNLGLGAVAAIGVLAGLLRIAGAIAAWVGDTKQPAGNIGAGLGVLTHPTQPSVALRAPGLSPFAYWAVVAVLLIAAGAGAWLVLRLVRSQTSSDDRRRRAGIATPAQIRKVASGRALRRRGGTLRPSLNHPAPCEVGYLLGRARGQQVWASVEDSMLLIGPPRSGKGLHVVINAILDAPGAVVTTSTRPDNLTVTLAARQKVGPVAVFDPQHLAPGLPAGLRWSPVRGCEDPLTAMIRATGLAAGTGLGGGGVEGGGFWEGKTAAAIQTLLHAAALDGRDARRLYQWALNPTAATDAVQVLQSDPRAAEGWADSLESMIDSDPRTRDSIWQGVGLAFNALADPRVLDAVSPRDGEGFNPDAFLAEHGTLYLLATGAGAGASAALVSAFIEDLTETARRHAARSAGARLDPPLLLALDEIGNLAPLPSLPTLMSDGGGTGITTLTVLQSLAQARQKWGEHHAAAIWDAAIVKIILGGESQSRDLQDLSTLIGERDETTDSTTTDATGGRSHQRSIRRVPILPPDALRTMPFGLGTILLRAAPPIVTDLRPWTSRADADQLTADRREIEQTLRSAA from the coding sequence ATGACCGGGCAGACGCCCCGGTCGGGGAACGACACCGCAGTCAACCTCGGGCTCGGAGCAGTCGCCGCGATCGGCGTACTCGCCGGTCTGTTGCGGATCGCGGGCGCAATCGCGGCATGGGTCGGTGACACCAAGCAGCCTGCCGGGAACATCGGGGCCGGGCTCGGGGTACTCACCCACCCGACCCAGCCCTCAGTTGCCTTGCGGGCTCCGGGGTTGAGCCCGTTCGCGTATTGGGCCGTCGTCGCCGTCTTGCTCATCGCTGCCGGAGCGGGCGCGTGGCTCGTGCTGCGCCTGGTCCGCTCGCAAACGTCAAGCGACGATCGCCGCAGGCGGGCCGGGATCGCCACACCGGCCCAAATCCGCAAGGTCGCCTCCGGGCGGGCGTTGCGCCGCCGTGGCGGCACGCTACGCCCGTCGCTGAACCACCCGGCCCCCTGCGAGGTCGGGTACCTGCTCGGCCGCGCACGCGGTCAGCAGGTGTGGGCGTCGGTCGAGGACTCGATGCTGCTAATCGGTCCGCCCCGGAGCGGCAAGGGCCTCCATGTGGTCATCAACGCGATCTTGGACGCGCCCGGCGCGGTGGTCACGACCTCGACGCGGCCCGACAACCTCACCGTCACGCTCGCGGCCCGGCAGAAGGTCGGGCCGGTCGCGGTGTTCGACCCCCAACACCTCGCGCCCGGCCTCCCAGCCGGGTTGCGGTGGTCCCCTGTCCGCGGGTGTGAGGACCCGCTGACCGCGATGATCCGCGCCACCGGCCTCGCCGCCGGAACTGGCCTCGGCGGAGGCGGGGTCGAGGGCGGCGGGTTCTGGGAGGGCAAGACCGCCGCCGCCATCCAAACGCTGCTACATGCCGCCGCGCTCGATGGGCGGGACGCCCGCAGGTTGTATCAGTGGGCGTTGAATCCGACCGCCGCTACCGATGCCGTTCAGGTCTTGCAGTCCGACCCTCGGGCGGCGGAGGGGTGGGCCGACTCGTTGGAGTCCATGATCGACTCTGATCCCCGGACCCGCGACTCGATCTGGCAGGGCGTCGGCCTCGCCTTCAACGCGCTCGCGGACCCGCGTGTGCTCGACGCGGTAAGCCCTCGCGACGGGGAGGGTTTCAACCCGGATGCGTTCTTGGCCGAGCACGGCACCCTCTACCTCTTGGCGACCGGGGCCGGGGCGGGCGCCAGTGCTGCGTTGGTGTCGGCGTTCATCGAGGACTTGACCGAGACCGCGCGCCGCCACGCCGCCCGATCGGCGGGAGCGCGTCTCGATCCACCGCTCCTGCTCGCGCTGGACGAGATTGGGAACCTGGCACCGCTGCCGTCGCTACCGACGCTGATGTCGGATGGCGGCGGGACCGGGATCACCACCCTGACCGTGCTTCAGTCGTTGGCGCAGGCCCGGCAGAAGTGGGGAGAGCACCATGCCGCCGCGATCTGGGACGCCGCGATCGTGAAGATCATCCTCGGCGGCGAGTCACAAAGCCGCGACCTCCAAGACCTCTCCACCCTGATCGGTGAGCGCGACGAGACCACCGACTCGACCACCACCGACGCAACCGGCGGCCGGTCACACCAACGCTCAATCCGCCGCGTGCCGATCCTCCCACCCGATGCGCTACGAACGATGCCGTTCGGGCTCGGCACGATCCTCCTACGCGCCGCACCGCCGATCGTGACCGACCTCCGCCCCTGGACCAGCCGGGCCGACGCCGACCAGCTCACCGCCGACCGCCGCGAGATCGAGCAGACCTTGCGCTCCGCCGCCTGA
- a CDS encoding DUF2637 domain-containing protein: MGVAVAGTVFIALGAFWLSFTSLSTLARDCGIPADRAWMWPLIVDGVIVVATVSVVAVSGSGQDRHAARYPWLLLSAGAAVSVLANASHAIVTADAKVPSVLAALVAAVPPVVLVAITHLTVELTRHPAPRPRATAGAPSHPVQRPARATKPTGRGDEDGRVGEALRLRAGTSLTNREIAARLGVHPSTVGRWLKSRPARMLTAPPVAPALEAGADEADETRNVQERRQQ; the protein is encoded by the coding sequence CTGGGGGTCGCGGTCGCGGGCACGGTATTCATTGCGTTGGGCGCGTTCTGGCTGTCGTTCACGTCCCTGTCGACGCTGGCGCGTGACTGTGGGATTCCGGCGGATCGGGCGTGGATGTGGCCGTTGATCGTTGATGGCGTGATCGTCGTTGCCACCGTCTCGGTCGTCGCTGTGAGTGGCAGCGGCCAGGATCGCCACGCCGCGCGCTACCCGTGGCTGCTGTTGTCGGCGGGGGCGGCGGTGTCGGTGCTGGCGAACGCCAGCCACGCGATCGTGACCGCCGACGCCAAGGTGCCGTCCGTGCTCGCCGCTCTCGTTGCCGCGGTTCCTCCGGTGGTGCTGGTCGCGATCACGCATCTGACGGTCGAGCTGACCCGCCACCCGGCCCCGCGTCCGAGAGCAACGGCTGGCGCGCCGTCTCATCCGGTACAGCGTCCCGCGCGGGCGACGAAGCCGACGGGCAGGGGTGATGAGGACGGTCGGGTTGGGGAGGCGTTGCGGCTACGGGCGGGCACGTCGTTGACGAACCGGGAGATCGCGGCGCGGCTCGGGGTGCATCCCTCGACGGTGGGCCGCTGGTTGAAGTCCCGCCCGGCGCGGATGCTGACGGCCCCGCCGGTAGCGCCCGCATTGGAGGCGGGCGCTGACGAGGCCGACGAGACGAGAAATGTGCAGGAAAGGAGACAACAATGA
- a CDS encoding SCO6880 family protein, with protein sequence MADNTNPDRGLGPVKFSRLARRGLLLGLSLPQVIVLGVGAVAIIAALYTAGGKGLLFVFPVIGVCALLVWVPVAGHKLIEWVPLAGHWTVRALLGQTVYRRRVTKPRPAGTLALPGDAAALRQYLDPDTGVVMVHDPHRATLTALVEVTHPSFILLDPGEQQRRVAAWGRALSTVCRSGRIARLQVLERTVPDSGTGLEQWWATHGSDDGSWVARTYRELIERAGPTAERHVTTLSLSLDMKAAARAIRSAGHGMRGAAAVLRAEMRTLTTALRAADLTPGEWYTPGQLAVLLRSAYDPAVAATLERSELGRDLATAGPVAVEETWDRLRSDSAYHAVLWVSEWPRSQVYPGFLAPILLSSGVRRAFTLLCDPVRSDQAARDIRKKKTGYLSDATQRARIGQIEDAEQTAEYRDVLQQEADLIAGHGVLRYIGLIAISAPTTDELDAAVAAIEQAAIQASCETRHLVGQQAQAFTAAALPLCRGL encoded by the coding sequence ATGGCCGATAACACCAACCCCGACCGTGGGCTCGGGCCGGTCAAGTTCTCCCGCCTCGCCCGCCGTGGACTCTTGCTCGGCCTCTCGTTGCCGCAGGTGATCGTCCTCGGCGTCGGCGCGGTCGCGATCATCGCCGCGCTCTACACCGCAGGCGGCAAGGGACTGCTGTTCGTGTTCCCCGTGATCGGCGTCTGCGCGCTGCTGGTCTGGGTGCCGGTCGCCGGTCACAAGCTGATCGAGTGGGTACCGCTGGCCGGACACTGGACGGTCCGGGCGCTGCTTGGACAAACGGTGTATCGGCGTAGGGTGACAAAGCCGCGCCCGGCGGGGACGCTCGCGCTCCCCGGCGACGCGGCAGCGCTGCGCCAGTACCTCGATCCCGATACCGGGGTTGTCATGGTCCACGACCCCCACCGGGCAACGTTGACGGCGCTGGTCGAGGTCACGCATCCGAGCTTCATCCTGTTGGACCCTGGCGAGCAGCAACGTCGCGTCGCCGCCTGGGGCCGCGCGCTCTCCACGGTGTGCCGCTCCGGGCGGATCGCCCGCCTCCAAGTCCTTGAGCGGACGGTCCCCGATAGCGGTACGGGTTTGGAGCAATGGTGGGCCACCCACGGCAGCGACGACGGTTCCTGGGTCGCCCGGACCTACCGGGAGTTGATCGAGCGGGCCGGGCCGACCGCCGAACGGCACGTCACCACCCTCTCGTTGTCGCTGGACATGAAGGCGGCAGCGCGGGCGATCCGATCGGCCGGGCACGGGATGCGCGGTGCCGCCGCGGTCCTGCGCGCGGAGATGCGAACCCTCACCACCGCCCTTCGCGCCGCCGACCTGACCCCCGGTGAGTGGTACACCCCCGGCCAGCTCGCCGTCCTGCTGCGCTCCGCCTATGACCCCGCGGTCGCCGCCACCTTGGAGCGCAGCGAACTGGGTCGTGACCTCGCCACCGCCGGGCCGGTCGCGGTCGAGGAAACGTGGGACCGGCTCCGCTCAGACTCCGCCTACCACGCCGTGCTGTGGGTAAGTGAGTGGCCGCGGTCGCAGGTGTACCCCGGCTTCCTCGCCCCGATCCTGCTGTCATCCGGTGTGAGGCGCGCGTTCACGTTGCTGTGCGACCCGGTGCGCTCCGATCAAGCGGCCAGGGATATTCGCAAGAAAAAGACGGGCTACCTGTCGGACGCGACCCAACGCGCTCGGATCGGGCAGATCGAGGACGCCGAGCAGACCGCCGAGTACCGCGACGTGCTCCAACAAGAGGCCGATCTGATCGCCGGTCACGGCGTACTCAGGTACATCGGCCTCATCGCGATCTCCGCACCGACGACAGATGAGCTGGACGCGGCCGTGGCTGCGATCGAGCAGGCCGCGATCCAAGCCTCCTGCGAGACCCGCCACCTCGTCGGCCAGCAAGCCCAAGCGTTCACCGCCGCCGCCCTGCCGCTCTGCCGAGGACTCTGA
- a CDS encoding ATP-binding protein translates to MGSREKKLYSTVLVGRSGQHRRDRRAARRAASRAYAQDAAERKAQAKAEAEAEKAERAAVTYLPRSGEPDRAALRAWRRFRLPAHQDTSATLAGAYPFLAEGGLGGEGVFVGQDLYSGGSFVFDPWVLYQRGVITAPNVVLAGIVGAGKSALAKALYTRSIPFGRRVYVPGDPKGEHTPVAKAVGGQAIVLGHGLSNRLNPLDAGRRPSGVSDVEWASMVTARRRDLIGALTETVLGRPLSPVEHTAVDIALNAAVSSSETPILPMVVDRILNPDTSSDPRLAEDGRIVGHALRRLVAGDLAGIFDGPSTVAFDPDLPMVSLDLSRVAENNALISVLMTCASAWMESALLDPNGGQRWVVYDEAWQLMQHPALLRRMDAHWRLARYLGIANMLIFHKLTDLDNVGDQGTAAHALASSLLANAETRIIYRQESDQLGATSAMLNLTGTEQRMLPQLGTGQGLWRIKDRSFVVQHQLHPDELTIFDTTARMREITRVTP, encoded by the coding sequence ATGGGCTCACGCGAGAAGAAGTTGTATTCGACGGTGCTGGTCGGCCGCTCCGGGCAGCACCGCCGCGACCGCCGGGCGGCGCGGCGTGCCGCCTCCCGCGCTTACGCGCAGGACGCCGCCGAGCGCAAAGCCCAAGCGAAGGCCGAGGCGGAAGCTGAGAAGGCTGAGCGGGCAGCGGTCACGTACCTGCCGCGTAGTGGGGAGCCGGACCGAGCGGCGTTGCGGGCGTGGCGACGGTTCCGGCTCCCCGCCCACCAAGACACCTCAGCCACCCTCGCCGGGGCCTACCCGTTCTTGGCCGAGGGTGGCCTGGGTGGCGAGGGCGTGTTCGTCGGCCAAGACCTCTACTCCGGCGGCTCGTTCGTCTTCGACCCCTGGGTCCTCTACCAGCGCGGGGTTATCACCGCCCCCAATGTGGTCCTCGCCGGGATCGTCGGGGCCGGTAAGTCCGCTCTGGCGAAGGCGCTCTACACCCGCTCCATCCCATTCGGGAGGCGCGTCTATGTCCCCGGTGACCCGAAGGGTGAGCACACCCCGGTCGCGAAGGCGGTCGGTGGGCAGGCGATCGTGCTCGGCCACGGCCTCTCCAACCGCCTCAACCCCTTAGACGCGGGACGCCGACCCTCCGGGGTCTCGGATGTGGAGTGGGCTTCGATGGTCACGGCCCGCCGCCGCGATCTCATCGGCGCGCTCACCGAAACGGTGTTGGGAAGGCCGCTGTCGCCGGTCGAGCACACCGCCGTAGACATCGCCCTCAACGCCGCAGTCAGTTCGTCGGAGACGCCGATCCTGCCGATGGTCGTGGACCGCATCCTCAACCCCGACACGTCCTCCGATCCTCGCTTGGCGGAGGACGGGCGGATCGTCGGCCACGCCCTCCGCCGCCTCGTCGCCGGCGACCTCGCCGGCATCTTCGACGGCCCCTCCACGGTGGCGTTCGACCCCGACCTCCCAATGGTCTCCCTGGACCTGTCGCGGGTGGCGGAGAACAACGCCCTGATCTCCGTGCTGATGACCTGCGCCTCCGCCTGGATGGAGTCAGCGCTACTGGACCCGAACGGCGGACAGCGCTGGGTCGTCTACGACGAGGCATGGCAACTCATGCAACACCCCGCGCTGCTCAGACGGATGGACGCTCACTGGCGGCTCGCCCGATACCTGGGGATCGCGAACATGCTGATCTTCCACAAGCTCACCGACCTGGACAACGTGGGCGACCAAGGCACCGCCGCCCACGCCCTCGCATCCTCGCTGTTGGCGAACGCGGAGACCAGGATCATCTACCGCCAAGAGTCCGACCAGCTCGGCGCGACCTCGGCCATGCTCAACCTGACCGGCACCGAACAACGGATGCTCCCGCAACTCGGGACCGGGCAAGGACTCTGGCGCATCAAAGACCGCAGCTTTGTCGTGCAGCACCAGCTCCACCCGGACGAGCTGACCATCTTCGACACCACGGCCAGAATGCGCGAGATTACGCGGGTGACACCATGA
- a CDS encoding serine/arginine repetitive matrix protein 2 — MVAMPIHPPSHPASSELAFASPAGLRALLDRLSQAGEGAWQTDPEATALLAYTIQKYEPLARSWHRDPGEAATAAFLAMRHNGVRHAADPWAVITRAVQVSFSAESHAERHLTSTEKARRSQHAERDIPLRTGELTDNLTVEAATLGSGTDPGPEPVLADAAMFLRLLGWPESLAGTAVEYIAARLADAGSIQAGYETLRRDVAMRAQLDLDRAAWAGLLGVLLGSRPQPGRPTRKGVFARLLLGESVRDLLDDNRLVRATLTARPSNRVSPAGGGWGE; from the coding sequence ATGGTTGCCATGCCCATCCACCCGCCTTCGCACCCTGCTTCTTCTGAGCTGGCGTTCGCCAGCCCGGCAGGGTTGCGTGCGCTACTGGACCGGCTCAGCCAAGCCGGAGAGGGGGCATGGCAGACCGACCCCGAAGCGACCGCGCTGCTCGCGTACACGATCCAGAAGTACGAGCCACTGGCACGGAGCTGGCACCGCGACCCCGGCGAGGCCGCAACGGCGGCGTTCTTAGCGATGCGCCACAACGGCGTGCGCCACGCCGCCGATCCGTGGGCGGTCATCACCCGCGCCGTGCAGGTCAGCTTCTCGGCCGAGAGCCACGCCGAGCGGCATCTGACCTCGACCGAGAAAGCTCGCCGTAGCCAGCACGCCGAGCGCGACATCCCCTTGCGCACCGGGGAGCTGACCGACAACCTCACCGTTGAGGCAGCGACCCTCGGGTCGGGAACCGATCCCGGACCGGAGCCGGTGTTGGCCGATGCCGCCATGTTCCTGCGGCTGTTGGGCTGGCCGGAGTCGTTGGCGGGCACGGCGGTCGAGTACATCGCCGCCCGCCTAGCGGATGCGGGCAGCATCCAGGCCGGGTACGAGACGCTGCGCCGGGACGTTGCGATGCGCGCTCAACTCGATCTCGACCGCGCCGCCTGGGCCGGGCTGCTCGGGGTATTGCTCGGTTCCCGTCCGCAGCCCGGACGCCCGACCCGCAAGGGCGTGTTCGCACGGTTGCTGCTCGGTGAGAGCGTGCGGGACTTGCTCGATGACAACCGCCTCGTGCGAGCCACGCTCACCGCCCGCCCCTCGAACCGCGTCTCCCCGGCTGGGGGTGGTTGGGGTGAGTAG